The nucleotide sequence CTCGACGGCACGTGGGTGCCGAACGCGGCCGATACGACGGCCGGCGCGGGCAATAATTTCGCCACCACCATCATGATCATCAATGCGGAATGCGGGCAGGGCACGGAAAAACAGGCAGCGCAAAACCGCATCGATTAATACAAGCAGTTTGCCGCCGACATGGGCTGGGATTATTCCGGCGAACAATTGTCTTGCGCCAACATGCAACGCTTCACCCCGGCCAGTTCCGCTTCCTACAACATTTACTGGGAAAAAAACTGGAGCGCCGGTGGCGACAACCAATGCCAGCTGGTCAGCTATCAAACCCCGTACAGCGCCTTGCTGGCCGGGAACTACGTGAAATGTGTGGAAGCCAACTGGAATGTGAAGTTGCAGTAGCAGCAAAGGCAGGACCAGCCGGCCAGGGATAACAGTTGACAAGAGCCTCTCGAGGGGCCTGCAACAGCTCTCGATGTAAAACCATAACGGAGACCAATACAACATGAAATCGAATGCATTATTGATGGCCCTGCTCAGCGGCGTGCTCGTCGCTTGCGGCGGGGGCCAGGAAGGCGCGACATCCACGCCAAACACCCTGCTTGCCACCGTGGAAGCGTGCGCCGTATGGGATGCCGCCACCGTCTATACGGGCGGCCAGTGCGTGCTTTACCAGGGCGTCACTTACAAGGCCAAGTGGTGGACGCAGGGCAATGTCCCCAGCGCCACCGACCAGTGGGGACCGTGGGCCGTGACGGATACGCCAACCCCGACGCCGACACCAACACCGACACCGACACCGACACCGACACCGACACCGACACCGACACCGACACCGACACCAACACCAACACCAACACCAACACCAACACCAACACCAACACCAACACCAACACCAACACCAACACCAACACCAACACCAACACCCACGGCTTGCCGTCCGGACGGCTTGATCTCGGCCGTGCCGAATGTGCCGTATTGCAAGGTGTACGACGCGAATGGCCGCGAAGTGCTGGGCAATGGCTTGAACCGGCGCATCGTCGGCTATTTCGCCAGCTGGCGCACGGGCGTCGATGGCAGCCCGGCGTATCTGGTGAATAACTTGCCTTGGGACAAGATCACTCACCTGAACTATGCGTTTGCCTCCGTCGACCCGGCGACGTCAAAGATCGCCATCGGCAGCGGCGCGGTCAATCCCGATACGGGCTTGACATGGCCCAACGTGCCGGCGGCAGCCATGGACCCATCCTTGCCGTACAAGGGCCACTTCAACTTGCTGGCGCAATACAAGAAGAAATATCCGGGCGTCAAATTGATGATTTCCGTGGGCGGCTGGGCCGGCAGCGGCGGCTTTTACACGGCCACGACGAACGCGGACGGCAGCATCAACACGGCAGGCATCAATACCC is from Janthinobacterium sp. 61 and encodes:
- a CDS encoding ubiquinol-cytochrome-c reductase complex assembly factor 3, whose translation is MQRFTPASSASYNIYWEKNWSAGGDNQCQLVSYQTPYSALLAGNYVKCVEANWNVKLQ